From Macaca fascicularis isolate 582-1 chromosome 14, T2T-MFA8v1.1, a single genomic window includes:
- the OR56B4 gene encoding LOW QUALITY PROTEIN: olfactory receptor 56B4 (The sequence of the model RefSeq protein was modified relative to this genomic sequence to represent the inferred CDS: substituted 1 base at 1 genomic stop codon), producing the protein MLKMTELLWADAENKISHDMNIGLSIANSSGFQVSEFILMEFPGIHEWQHWLSLPLALLYFLALGANLLIIITIQHETMLHEPMYHLLGILAVVDIGLATTIMPKILAIFXFDAKAISLHECFAQIYAIHSFMCMESGIFLCVAVDRYMTSCYPLQYTSIVTEAFVVKATLSVVLRNGLLTIPVPVLAAQRYYCSRNEIDHCLCSNLGVTSLACDDTTINRFYQLALVWVVVGSDMGLVFASYSLIIRSVLKLNSAKATSKALNTCSSHIILILFYYTAIIVVSVTHLEGRRVPLIPILLNVLHIIIPPALNPMVYALRTQELRVGLQKLLGLGEHVSRK; encoded by the exons ATGTTAAAAATGACTGAGTTATTGTGG GCAGATGCTGAGAACAAAATATCTCATGATATGAATATTGGCCTAAGTATAGCCAATAGCTCAGGGTTTCAAGTGTCTGAGTTCATTCTGATGGAGTTCCCAGGCATTCATGAGTGGCAGCACTGGCTCTCTCTTCCCCTGGCTCTGCTCTACTTCTTAGCTCTTGGTGCCAATCTCCTCATCATAATCACCATTCAACATGAGACCATGCTACATGAACCCATGTACCATTTGCTGGGCATACTGGCAGTGGTGGACATTGGCCTGGCCACCACCATCATGCCCAAGATCCTGGCCATCTTCTGATTTGATGCCAAGGCCATCAGCCTCCATGAGTGTTTTGCTCAGATCTATGCCATCCACTCTTTCATGTGCATGGAGTCAGGCATCTTCCTTTGCGTGGCAGTGGATAGATATATGACCAGTTGTTATCCCCTTCAGTACACTTCCATAGTTACTGAAGCTTTTGTCGTCAAAGCCACACTGTCAGTAGTGCTCAGGAATGGCCTGTTGACCATCCCAGTGCCGGTATTGGCTGCCCAGCGATACTACTGCTCCAGGAATGAGATTGATCACTGCCTGTGCTCTAACTTGGGGGTCACAAGTCTGGCCTGTGATGACACCACCATCAACAGGTTTTACCAGCTGGCCTTGGTCTGGGTTGTGGTTGGGAGTGACATGGGTCTGGTCTTCGCTTCCTATTCTTTGATTATTCGCTCAGTGCTGAAGCTGAACTCTGCTAAAGCAACATCTAAGGCCCTGAATACCTGCAGCTCCCACATTatcctcattctcttttattaCACAGCTATTATTGTAGTATCTGTCACTCACCTAGAAGGAAGAAGGGTTCCCCTCATCCCTATTCTCCTCAATGTGCTGCATATTATCATTCCCCCAGCCCTTAACCCCATGGTATATGCCCTTAGGACCCAGGAGCTGAGAGTGGGCTTACAGAAGCTGCTTGGTTTGGGCGAGCATGTGTCCAGGAAGTGA